GGCGCGGCGCTGCCAGCCGCCGGAGAGCCGGTCGATGCGCTCGTTGGCGCGCTCCTCGATGCCGGTGCGCGCCATGACGCCGGCGACGCAGGCGGGCACATCGGCGCGGCGGACCCCGGCGAGGCGGGCGAAGACGGCGAGATTCTCGGCGATGGTGAGGGCGCGATACAGCGCGATGTCCTGCGGCGCGAGGCCGATGCGGGCGCGCGCCTCGCTCTCGGCGGCGGGGATGCCGCAGATGCGGATGATGCCGGTGCGGGGCGGGATGCGGCCGCAGATGGCACGCACCAGCGTGCTCTTGCCGGCACCGTTGGGCCCGACAAGGGCGGTCACCGTTCCCGCACGCAAAACGAGGTCCACGCCAGCCAGCACCGTGCGCGCGCCATAGCCTGCGGTGAGGCCGAGAATGGCGAGGGGCGGTGCCGGGCTTTCGTCTATCGGGTCGTCGTAATGGCGGGCAGCGGCGCTCACGGCGCCAGCGGCCCCATCAGTTCACCGAAGGCAGCGGTCATGAAGTCTCGCAGGGGCTGCAGGCCCTCCTTGTTGGGCCCGATGTCTTTAGAGGCTGCGAGCGCCCCCGCCAAGTGCTCCGACAACAGCTTGCGCGCGCGCGGCGCGCCGAGGGAGGCGATGACCGTCGCCTTGTTGGCATCCTTGCCCACATCCTTGCCCAGCGTTGCGGCCGAGCTCGAGGTGTCGAGGATGTCGTCGAGAATCTGGTAGGCGCTGCCCACATGTCCGGCGAGCGCCCGGAGGTGGCCGGCCTGCGCCTCGTCCGCTCCGGCGGCGCGGCCGGCGATCTCCACGGCGGCGGAGAACAGCACGCCGGTCTTGCGGCGGTTCACATCCTCGGTCGCCGAGAGCGAGCGACCGGGGCTGGGGCGCAAATCGTCATACTGCCCCCCGCACAGGCCGAGGGAGCCCACCGCCTTCGAGAGGATGCACACCGCGTCGAGCCGCACAGGGTCGCTCGTGCCCGGCGCCGCGCCGGCGACGCCGAGCGCCCGCGACAGCAGCGCGACGGCCGCCAGCACGGCGACATCCTCGCCATACTTCACATGGGTCGTCGGCTGGTTCCGACGCACCATGGCGTCGTCCATGCACGGCAAATCGTCGATGATGAGGGAGGAGGCGTGGATCATCTCCAGCGCGCAGCCGAAATCCAGCACGGCGTGCTCGGAGGCGTCGAGCTGCATGGCCGCCGCCATGGCGAGCAGCGGACGCAGCCTCTTGCCCGGCGCGAGCAGGATGTGGCGCATGGCGGAATGCAGCACCGCCGGATGGGAGGCGGCGGGCGGCACCAGCAGGCCGAGCCGGCGGTCGACCACCGCGCGGAGGTAGGAGAGGTCGCGGGAACGGGGCGGAAAGTCCGGCAGGGCGTCATCGTGGGCCGGCGCAGCCTCCATGTCCGGCGCCGCAACGGCGAGCGCGATACCGCCGGCCGCTGCCGACAGCGCCTCCCGGGACGCCGCCGCCGAAGCTTCGGTCCGCCGGTCCCGTCCGCCCTTCTGCCCCATACGCCCCCTCACTCTGTTGTTGGCCGCCCGGGGGCGACAATCCCCTCACAACAGGCACATACGTTGCCTTGAATGACTTTAGATCACCGCTTACACAATCATGCCAGTGCGCGGCCCGTGGTGCGCCGCACATTTTGCTCGCGTGTGGCGCGCGTGCCGCGAGGGCGGCCGGGCGCGGGCGGGCGCGCAGGACGGGGAGTGCCGCAGGCGCATGAACGAGAACGCAGCCGGTCGGCGCAAGGAAGACCACATCGACATCGTGCTGTCCGGCGATCGCGTCGCCTCCCGCGTGGACGCGGGGTTCGATCGCTGGCGCTTCGTCCATTGCGCACTGCCGGAACTCAGCCTCGACGCCATCGATCTTTCGACCCGGATGCTCGGGCGGCGGCTGAAGGCGCCGCTGCTCATCAGCGCCATGACCGGCGGGCCGGCGCGCTCCGAGGCCATCAACGCCCACCTTGCCGAGGCGGCGCAGGCGCTGGGCATCGCGCTCGGGGTCGGCTCCCAGCGCATCGCGGTCGAGACCGGCGCGGCGGCGGGGCTCGGCGGCGAGTTGAGGCGGCGGGCGCCGGACGCCCTGCTGTTCGCCAATCTCGGCGCCGCGCAGCTTCTCTCCCCCAGCGGGCGCGATCATGCGCGGCGCGCGGTGGAGATGATCGGCGCGGATGCGCTCGTCATCCATCTCAATCCGCTTCAGGAGGCGATCCAGGAGGGCGGTGACCGCGACTGGCACGGCGTGCTGCATGCCATCACCGGCCTGTGCGCCACGCTTCGTGCGCCGGTGGTGGTGAAGGAGGTGGGCTTCGGCCTCTCCGCCGCCGTGGGGCGCCGGCTGGTGAATTGCGGCGTGGCCGGCCTCGACGTGGCCGGGGCGGGCGGCACCAACTGGGCGCTGGTGGAGGGCGCGCGCGGGTCCGGCCGCACGCAGGCGCTGGCCTCCGCCTTCGCCGACTGGGGCATTCCCACCGCCGACGCCGTGGTGGACCTGCGGGCGGCGCTGCCGGACATCCCGATCATCGCCTCCGGCGGCATCCGCGACGGCGTGGACGCCGCCAAGGCCATCCGCCTCGGGGCCGATCTGGTGGGACAGGCCGCGGCGACGCTGAAGGCGGCCGTCACCTCCACCGAGGCGGTCATCGCCCATTTCGAGGTGCTCGTGGAGCAATTGCGCATCGCCGCCTTCGCCGCCGGCGCGGGCAATCTCGCGGCGCTGCGGGGCGTGCCGCTGGTCGAGGCGCGGTGAGAAACGTCAATGCCGTCGTCCTCCGGCTTGACCGGAGGACCCACGGCGCCATTTGTCCCTGACCCCGAAAGCTTGCAGAGGCGGCGGGATGGGCTGCCCGTCAAGCAGGGGGCGACGGCGGGCCGAAATGTGAGGGCATGCAGCCCATCCCTCAATTCGACCAGTGATCCATCCAGATCTTCTCGCCGATGGTGCAGGAAATGCGGGGCTGCTCGGCGGAGGCATGCTGGATGAGGCCCGGCCCCGGCTTCGGCACCACGCCGGCCACCTCCAGCACCAGCTTGGTGCGGATGGCGCGGGCGAATTCCTCCATCTTCTCCACGGGGATGACGAAGGAACCCGGCCCGCCGGTCACGCAGTCCTCGTAATAGACGTCGAGTTCCGGAATATCGAGCGCCGACGCCGTGGAGCGCTTCATCAGCAGCGGCAGGCCATTCACCGTGATGCCGCGGCGGACCACCGAATCCCGCGCCAGCGCCACCGGCGGCCCCTGATTGTTCACCCCGTCGCCCGACACGTCGATGACCTTGCGCAGGCCCTTGAAGCCGTTGAGATCGAACTGGTCGGCCGCGAACAGCAGAGCCCCGGAAATCGAGGTGCGGTAAATGCGCCGGATGGGTGCCGCCAGGACAGCATCCGCGAAGGCCTTCGCGCTTTCCGGCCCATCGATAACGCGCCAGTCCACCACGATCTTCTGTTCGTTCTCGCCCGCCCACTCCACATATTCCACGGCGATGCGGCCATTGGGGCCGAGGCGGAGCGCGTCGATAAATTCCTTCGAGACGATGGCCGACGCATAGCCCTCACGCTGGAGGGCCAGCTCGTCCGCATCCATCGAGTAGGAGACATCGACGGCCAGCACCAATTCCACATCCACCGGGAGCCGGCCCGCGCCGCCGGCCTTGGCTGGCGCGGCGTGAAGAAGTCCGAGGGCGAGAAGCCCGGCCGCGACCAGAGCGGCGGGACGCAGGGGAGGGACGCGCCTGAAAACGGGGCGCCAAAACATCGAGTGCGAAGACATCGAATGCAGAGACATGGACGGCCTCCTCCCGGGGAAGGAACGGTGCGGCATCACGTCCGAGAAATGCTGACACCGTTCCCGTGCCGGGAGAAGAGATTTGCCGCCTTCAGGCCTGTCACGTTTTGCGGCGGAATCATTGCAGGCGCGTGTGCCGCGCCCGTCACGCAGATGTCTTCGAATCGTCACAAGGGGTTAGCCGCGGCACCCCGGCCGCGGCCGTCACCGGCTCAATCCAGCGTTTCGGTGCCGACGATCTCGATGCCGAAGCCCGCGATGCCCACATAGGTGCGGGTCTTTGAGGTGAGGAGCCGAATCGACTGGATGCCGAGATCGCGCAGGATCTGCGCGCCGAGGCCGACCTCGCGCCAGTAGCGATCCCGCTCCAGCTCGCTGGAGCTCTTCTCCGTCGACTGGCCCATGGCCACCGCCGGGACGCCGCTGGTGCCGTCGCGCAGGTAGACGAGCACGCCGCGGCCTTCCGCCTCGATCAGCTGCAGGCTCTTCTGCAACACCTTGCCGCCGCCGAAGGCATCGCCGATGGGGTCGGCGCGATGCAGGCGCACCAGCACCTTCTCGCCGTCGCCAATGCGGCCCTTGACGAGGGCCAGGTGGTTCACCGGATCGAACGGCGTCACGTAGGAATAGCCCTGCAACTCGCCCACGATGGTGGGCACCGGGAATTCCGCCGCGCGGCTCACCAGCTTCTCGCGGGCCTGGCGATAAGCGATGAGGTCCGCCACCGAAATACGCGTGAGGTTGTGCTTCTCGGCGAAGGCGGTCACCTGCGGGCCGCGCTGCACCGTGCCGTCATCGTTCACCAGCTCGGCGATGACGCCGATGGGCGGCAGGCCGGCGAGGCGGCACAGATCCACCGCCGCTTCCGTGTGGCCGGAGCGGATGAGCACGCCGCCCTCACGGGCGATCAGCGGGAAGACATGGCCGGGCCGAACGAAATCGCCGGCGCCCATGTTGGGGTTGGCCAGCGCCCGCACGGTGTTGGTGCGCTCTTCCGCCGAGATGCCGGTGGTGGTGCCGTGGCGCACGTCGATGGAGACGGTGAAGGCCGTGCCCATTGGCGCGTCATTGTTCGACACCATGGGATCGAGCCGCAGCCGCTTCGCCTCGGATGGGGGCAGCGGCGTGCAGACGATGCCGGAGGTGTTGCGGATGACGAAGGCCATCTTCTCCGGCGTCGCCAGCGAGGCGGCGAGGATGAGGTCGCCTTCGTTCTCGCGGTCGTCGTCGTCGGTGACGACGATGATCTCCCCGCGCGCGATGGCTTCGATGGCGGACTGGACGCGGGTCTGGGTGGTGTCGGTCACGGGCAAACCTCGGATGAGCGGGACGAGGCCGAGGAAATCGTTGGGCGTCACCTGCTGCCCGGTCGCCTCGGCGATCTTTTCGGCTGTCTCGCGGGAGATCCAGGCGCGCTCGTCATTGCACAACGCCGTCACGCTGGCCGGGGACATGCCCACCTGCCGCGCAAACGCACTGCGCTTCGTTCCGGTTGCCGAGAGCCATTCCGCGAGCTTCATGGGACAAGCATAGCAGGGCGAATTTCAGTGACAATGAAATTTGTGGAGCGCCTCAAGCCGAGTGGTGTTCGGTGATGGTGAATGCTCCGCGGGCCGAGCCCGCCTTTTCGGAACACCTACCCTAGATGGAGTATGTCCGCCGGACCGGAACCCGCTACGGTCCAGAATGAAAACGTGCGCGGCTACGCGCGCGGCGTGCGCCCCGCTGGGCGCCGCGGTCTGGTCGGGGGCGGCACATGGCGAATACGGCACCGGAATTCACCGAGAGCGGGTCCATCACGCGCGTCTCGACGGATGCGGCGGGGGGGCAGGGGGATTCCGACAGCTACGGTCCGGTCTTTTCGCCGGATGGGACGAAGGTGGCGTTCTATTCCTATGCGTCAAATCTCGTGCCGGGCGACGGCAACGGCGCTGGCGATATCTTCGTGAAGGACCTCACCACAGGCGTCATTACGCGTATTTCGACGGACGCGAGCGGCGCGCAGGCGAATGGCTCTAGCTATCGGCCAGTGTTTTCGCCCGACGGAACGAAGGTGGCATTTTATTCCTATGGCTCGAATCTCGTTCCTGGCGACACCAACGGCGCCAACGACATATTCGTCAAAGATTTGACCACACGAGTCATTACCCTGGTCTCCACTGACGGAACGGACGCTCAGGGGAATAGCTCCAGCTACGGCCCGGTGTTTTCGCCGGACGGAACTAAGGTTGCATTTTACTCCCTTGCATCCAACCTTGTTCCTAACGACACAAACGGTGCCATCGATATATTCGTTAAAGACCTTCTATCGGGCGAAACGATCCGCATTGCCACTAATGCGACCGGGGCTCAGGGAAATGACTATAGCTATCAGGCAGTGTTCTCGCCCGATGGGACCAAGGTGGCATTCTATTCATATGCTTCCAATCTGGTTGCGGGCGATACCAACAATAATGCCGATATTTTCATAAAGGACCTCAACAGCGGGGCCGTCACGCTAGTGTCAACTGACGCGGCAGCCATTCAGGGAAACAGCTCCAGCTATACACCAGTGTTCTCGCCCGACGGGACCAAAGTGGCTTTCACATCTGTTGCCACAAACCTCGTTCCCGGAGACACCAACGGCATTGTTGATGTCTTTGTTAAAGACCTGACGACGGGGATGGTCACACTAGTAACGGCTGATGCCACAGGCGTCCAGGCAGACAGCGATAGCTATTCCCCACAGTTCTCACCCGACGGGACCAAGCTGGCATTCTATTCCTATGCCACCAACCTCGTTCCGGGGGACACTAATAACACCCCCGACGTCTTCGTGAAGGATCTGACCACGGGTATCGTCACCCGTCTGTCCACCGATGCGGCCGGCGCGCAGGGGAATGGCTATAGTGATTCTCCGGTGTTCTCACCGGACGGAAACAAAGTGGTTTTCAATTCCGGCGCACCCAATCTCGTTCTTGACGACACCAACTACACCACCGACATCTTCGTCAAAGACCTCTCCGTCGCCAAGGCCACCCTCACCGACGCCGCCGCCAAATCCGCCCTCACGGGCGCCGGCAAGATCTTCTTCGCCGATGCCGATGCGGGCGACAGCCACACGGTCTCGATCGCGCCGCAGGCCGGGGCGCTGGGGGCGCTGACGGCGGTCGTGGTGCCGGTCGCCGGCGGCGCGAGCCATGTGGACTGGAGCTACAGCGTCGACACGGCGCTGATCGCCGCCCTCGGCACTGGCCAGAGCCGCACCGAGACCTTCACCCTGACCCTCGACGACGGGCAGGGCGGCACCGCCACCCGGGACGTGACGGTGACGCTGAACGGCATCGACGACGCGCCCGTCTTCACCTCGCCCGCGACTGTGAGCTTCGCCGAGGCCGCCACCGGCCCGGTGCTGCAAGTGGCCGCGCAGGACCCGGAGGGCGCGGCGCTCACCTACGCCCTCTCCGGCGCCGATGCGGCGCTCTTCGACCTTGCCGCCGACGGCACCCTCAGCTTCAAGTCCGCCTCCGACTACGAAGCCCCGGCCGATGCCGGCGCCGACAACATCTACAACGTCACCATCACCGCCAGCGACGGGGCGCTGTCCACGGCCCAGGACGTGGCGGTGAGCGTGACGGACGTGGGCGAGAACGCGCCCCAGTGGGCGAGCGTGGGCGGCATCACCCGTGTTTCCACCTCATCCGCGGGGGCGCAGGCGAACGGCGCAAGCTCGGAGGGCGTGCTTTCGGCGGACGGGACGAAGCTCTATTTCGTCTCGGGTGCCAGCAACCTTGTTCCCGGCAGCACGGGCAACGTCGCGGATCTCTATGTGAAGGACCTGGCCACCGGGCAAACCACACGCCTGCTGAACGATTGCGGCGCCTACGACCTCTCCTTGTCGCCGGACGGGACCAAGATCGCCTTTGCGTCGCAGGCCACAAACCTCGTCGGCAGCGATACCAACGGCCAGTATGACATCTTCGTGCTCAATCTGACAAACGGGGCGGTGACGCGCATCACCAGCGCTTCGGGGGCGGAGGGCACCGGTGGAAACGCGCTCGGCTACTACAATCCCACCTTCACGCCCGATAGCTCAAAGGTCGTGTATTCATCTGGTTTTTCCAATCTTGTTTCCGGAGATACAAACAATATTCCGGATATCTTTGTAACGGACCTGAACACGGGGGCCATAAGTCGCATTTCGACGAATAGTTCCGGTCAGGAGGCAATCGGCGTTCCGAATAACTATTTTGGCAGCCACGATGCTGTCGTCTCGCCAGATGGCACCAAGATTGTCTTCTGGTCCTACGCGACAAATCTCGTGTCCGGCGACACGAACGGACAGTCGGATGTTTTCCTGAAAGATCTCACCACCGGCGCAGTTACGCTCCTTTCCACGTCCGCAGCCGGCGCGCCGGGAAATTATGGGAGCCAGGGCGGCGTCTTCTCTCCCGACGGAACGAAGGTGGCCTTCTACTCGAGCGCCACAAATCTGATGCCGGGCATCTCCAACAGCGGCATTTACATCAAGGATATCCAGACTGGGGCAATAGAGTTCGTCGCTCCGTCCACTTATTCCCTCATGGCATACTCTCCGGACGGAACGAAGCTCGCTTTCATCTCCTCCTCCTCCAATCTGGTCGAAGGCGATACCAACGCCAAGAACGACGTTTTCGTGAAGGATCTTGCCACCGGCCAGATCACACGGGTCAGCACCTCGGCTGACGGAGTTGAAGCAAACGGCCTGCTCGGCGCCAGCCTTGCCTTCACACCTGATGGAAAATCGGTCGTCTTTTCATCTTACGCGTCCAACCTGGTGCCGGGCGATACCAACGCCGCGATGGACATTTTCATCAAGGACGCCACGCCCCCGACCGTCTCGTCCGCAATCGTCACCGACGATGCCGCCAAACCCTCACTGACGGCCGCCGGGCGGTTCTACTTCACCGATGCGGATGCGAGCGACATCCACACCGTCTCGGTTGCGCCGCAGGCCGGCGCGCTGGGCTCGGTGACGGCGAGCGTCGTGCCGCGCGCCGATGGTCCCGACCGCATCGACTGGAGCTATTCCATCGACAGCGCACTGGTCGCCTCGCTGGGAGCCGGACAGAGCCGGACCGAGACCTTCGCCCTCTCCCTGAGCGACGGCACCCCGGGCGGCACCATTACCCAGACCGTCACCGTGACGGTGAACGGCATCGAAGACGCCCCCGCCTTCTCCTCGCCTGCGGCCGTGACGGTCAGCGAGAACAGCGGCGGGGCGGTGCTGAAAGTGGTGGCCACGGATCCCGAGGGCCTTCCGGTCAGCTACACCCTGTCGGGAACGGACGCTGCGCTGTTCAACTTTGCGCCGGATGGAACCCTGAGCTTCAAGGCGCCGCCGAACTTCGAGGCCCCGGGGGACGCGGGCGCCAACAATGTCTACGATCTTCTGGTGACGGCCACGGACGGAACGCAGAGCGGGACGCAGGCCATCACCGTGACCGTCGGTGACGTGGTCGAGACCGGCAACGCCGCTCCACAATTTCTCGACGGCAAGCCGGGCGGCGGCATCACCCGCGTCTCGACCACCTCCGCAGGCGCGCAGGTCTCGAACGATAGCCTGAAACCGGAATTTTCGCCGGACGGCACGAAAGTGGTCTTCTATTCGGGGTCCAACGCCTATGTGCCGGGCGACACCAACGGGAATTACGACGTCTTCATCAAGGATCTGACGACGGGCGCGGTGTCGATCGTGTCCGCCACGTCCAGCGGCGCGCCAGCCATCGGCGGCTCGACCGATGCCGTTTTCTCGCCGGACGGCACCAAGGTCGCCTTCGCCTCCACTGCCGGCAATCTGGTCGACGGGGACGGAAATTGGTCCGCGGATATCTTTGTCAAAGATCTTGCGACGGGAGCGGTGACGCTGGTCTCGGGCACCGACACGGGTGGTTTCGGGACCTCCAACAGCCGGGAGCCGCGCTTTTCGCCGGATGGTACGAAGGTCGCCTTCATCTCGTCGTCCGCATTGACCGCCTCCGATACGGACGGTTCGGAGGACCTCTACATCCGGGACCTCTCAACCGGAGAGCTCACCCTCGTGACCGAGGGCAATAGCTACGTCAGTGATAGTTCGGAGCGGGATTTTTCATTTGCCCCGGACGGCACGAAGATCGTTTTTGTCGACGGCAGTGGCCGGGTGACTGTCAAAGATCTGACGACGGGCGCGCTCTCCGTCGTTTCGACCAATGCCGCCGGCGGCGCCGCAAACGACTATCTCAATTTGGATCCGGTCTTCTCACCCGACGGGACCAAGGTGGCGTTTTCCTCGCGCGCGAGCAATCTCGTCCCAAATGATACCAATAATTCGGTCGATGTCTTCGTCAAGGATCTGGTGACGGGGGAAATCACCCGCGTGTCCACGAGCGCATCAGGCGTGGCGGGCAATAATTCGAGCGAGCAGCCGCAATTTTCGCCGGACGGCACCAAGATCCTGTTCCGGTCCAATGCGAAAAATCTGGTGCCCGGTTCGCAGTCTGGGGCAAATTTCTACATCAAGGATCTCATCACCGGAGATGTGGAGCGCGTGTCCTCCAGCGCGGCAAATGTCCAGTTGGGATACACCGACATGCACGCGTCGTTCTCGGCGGACGGGACGAGCGTGATTTTCACGTCTTATGCCCCGAGCCTCGTCCCGGGCGACACCAACAGCGCCCAGGACATCTTCATCAAGGAACTCGGCGACGAGAGCGTCACGTCCAGGAGCCTCACCGAAGCCGGCGGTGCGCAGGGGCTTGCGGCCGAGGGGCGGATCTATTTCAGCGACAGCGATGCCGGCGACACCCACACCGTCTCCATCACGCCTCAAGCCGGCACGCTCGGCACGCTGACGGCCATCGTGGTCGACCGGCCATCCGGTCCCGACCGCGTGGACTGGAACTACACGATCGATCAGGCGCAGTTCTCCGGTCTCCAGGGCGGTGAGACGCGGGTCGAGGTCTTCACCCTCACCCTCGACGACGGCCACGGCAACAGCACCACGCAGTCCGTCAGTGTCACCCTCACCAACATCAACGACGCCCCCGTCATCACCGCACCCACGGCGGTGGGCTTCGAGGAGAATGGTTCGGGCCTCGTCCTCCAGGTCAGCGCCACGGACGCGGACGGCGATGCGCTCACCTATGGCATCTCGGGCACGGATGCGGCGCTGTTCGAGATGTCCGCCGATGGCCGGCTCACCTTCAAGAGCCCGCCGAACTTCGAGGCGCCGGCGGATGCCGGCGGCGACAATGTCTATGACCTGATCCTCACCGCCAGCGACGGCGCCTTGACCACGCAGCAGGCGCTCGCCCTCACGGTGACGGACTTCGCCGAGCCGCCCTCCGTCCTGATCGGCGATGCGGGGGCGAACACCCTCAATGGCACGGCGGGTGCCGACGGCATCTGGGCCGGTGCCGGCAACGACACGCTCAACGGCGGTGGCGGCGACGACCTCCTGTTCGGCGATGACGGCGACGACAAGCTGTATGGCGGATCCGGTAACGACACCCTAACCGGCGGCACCGGGAACGACTATCTGGACGGGGGCTCGGGGAACGACGCGCTGGTGGGCGGGTCCGGCAACGACACCTATGTGGTGGATGCGGCGGGCGATGTGGTGGTGGAGGCGGCGGGGGGCGGCATCGACACGGTGCGCACGTCGCGTTCGTCCTACGCGCTCGGGGATGAGGTGGAGAGCCTCGTCTTCACCGGGTCGGGCAATTTCACCGGCACGGGCAACGCCCTCGCCAATGCCATCACGGGCGGCGCGGGCAACGACACGCTGGACGGCGGGGCGGGGAACGACACCCTGATCGGCGGGGCCGGCAACGACACCTATGTGGTGGATTCGGCCGGGGACGTGATCGTGGAGGCGGCCGGCGGCGGGACGGCCGACCAGGTGCGCGCGAGCACCGCGAGCTTCACGCTTGGGGCGGAACTGGAGAACCTCACCTTCATCGGCACGGGCGATTTTGCCGGCACGGGCAACGCCCTCGCCAACACGCTGAAGGGCGGCACGGGCAATGATGCGCTCGCCGGCGGGTCTGGCAACGACACGCTCTATGGCCTCTCCGGCGACGACACGCTGGACGGCGGCACGGGCGCGGACACGCTGATCGGTGGTTCGGGCAACGACACCTATCTGGTGGACAGCGCGCTGGACGTGATCACCGAATATTCCGGCGGCGGCACCGACACGGTGCGCGCGACGGCGTCGAGCTACACCCTGTCGGCGGAGGTGGAGGCCCTCACCTTCGTCGGCACGGGGGCGTTCACCGGCACCGGCAATGCCTCGGCCAACATCATCACCGGCGGG
The nucleotide sequence above comes from Xanthobacter flavus. Encoded proteins:
- a CDS encoding polyprenyl synthetase family protein, whose translation is MGQKGGRDRRTEASAAASREALSAAAGGIALAVAAPDMEAAPAHDDALPDFPPRSRDLSYLRAVVDRRLGLLVPPAASHPAVLHSAMRHILLAPGKRLRPLLAMAAAMQLDASEHAVLDFGCALEMIHASSLIIDDLPCMDDAMVRRNQPTTHVKYGEDVAVLAAVALLSRALGVAGAAPGTSDPVRLDAVCILSKAVGSLGLCGGQYDDLRPSPGRSLSATEDVNRRKTGVLFSAAVEIAGRAAGADEAQAGHLRALAGHVGSAYQILDDILDTSSSAATLGKDVGKDANKATVIASLGAPRARKLLSEHLAGALAASKDIGPNKEGLQPLRDFMTAAFGELMGPLAP
- the fni gene encoding type 2 isopentenyl-diphosphate Delta-isomerase, yielding MNENAAGRRKEDHIDIVLSGDRVASRVDAGFDRWRFVHCALPELSLDAIDLSTRMLGRRLKAPLLISAMTGGPARSEAINAHLAEAAQALGIALGVGSQRIAVETGAAAGLGGELRRRAPDALLFANLGAAQLLSPSGRDHARRAVEMIGADALVIHLNPLQEAIQEGGDRDWHGVLHAITGLCATLRAPVVVKEVGFGLSAAVGRRLVNCGVAGLDVAGAGGTNWALVEGARGSGRTQALASAFADWGIPTADAVVDLRAALPDIPIIASGGIRDGVDAAKAIRLGADLVGQAAATLKAAVTSTEAVIAHFEVLVEQLRIAAFAAGAGNLAALRGVPLVEAR
- a CDS encoding DUF1194 domain-containing protein, which codes for MFWRPVFRRVPPLRPAALVAAGLLALGLLHAAPAKAGGAGRLPVDVELVLAVDVSYSMDADELALQREGYASAIVSKEFIDALRLGPNGRIAVEYVEWAGENEQKIVVDWRVIDGPESAKAFADAVLAAPIRRIYRTSISGALLFAADQFDLNGFKGLRKVIDVSGDGVNNQGPPVALARDSVVRRGITVNGLPLLMKRSTASALDIPELDVYYEDCVTGGPGSFVIPVEKMEEFARAIRTKLVLEVAGVVPKPGPGLIQHASAEQPRISCTIGEKIWMDHWSN
- the ribB gene encoding 3,4-dihydroxy-2-butanone-4-phosphate synthase, with protein sequence MKLAEWLSATGTKRSAFARQVGMSPASVTALCNDERAWISRETAEKIAEATGQQVTPNDFLGLVPLIRGLPVTDTTQTRVQSAIEAIARGEIIVVTDDDDRENEGDLILAASLATPEKMAFVIRNTSGIVCTPLPPSEAKRLRLDPMVSNNDAPMGTAFTVSIDVRHGTTTGISAEERTNTVRALANPNMGAGDFVRPGHVFPLIAREGGVLIRSGHTEAAVDLCRLAGLPPIGVIAELVNDDGTVQRGPQVTAFAEKHNLTRISVADLIAYRQAREKLVSRAAEFPVPTIVGELQGYSYVTPFDPVNHLALVKGRIGDGEKVLVRLHRADPIGDAFGGGKVLQKSLQLIEAEGRGVLVYLRDGTSGVPAVAMGQSTEKSSSELERDRYWREVGLGAQILRDLGIQSIRLLTSKTRTYVGIAGFGIEIVGTETLD